The Humulus lupulus chromosome 3, drHumLupu1.1, whole genome shotgun sequence genome window below encodes:
- the LOC133822388 gene encoding YTH domain-containing protein ECT4-like isoform X3 yields MATVPSTVDSVNSNGYENPTGSWSTYPSVYNQYPSVVFQSYGHTPQMSYRPYVPSSMRRHGQLYSPQPFPTSDYQSPVSPNVQYGASLSSVTQAALPIDLTHYANNEIVPLRRGPSPLEYSGGESNLIENFDGFSLMQQGFERLGVNGLWSDESKPMNDQSSLIQLSPAAASSKQIALQELPGVNLKMAFQHEGLVYGSSSCTSSYQGYYNDDHCRGHRSVPNYSPGIIGQTWSVSKEAHEGGRHDLLCGCTGMLATQTAQNRGPRALKQKSQSAANSSIINESKNRTSPNVYNGSLNLLDSSIKYRDAKFFVIKSYSEDNVHRSIKYSVWASTPSGNKKLDAAYHEAKENEQDIPIFLLFSVNASAQFCGVAEMVGPVDFVNSVDYWQQDKWTGQFPVKWHIIKDVPNSQFRHIIVKGNDNKPVTNSRDTQEKSTVLERQI; encoded by the exons AGCGTCTATAATCAATATCCCTCTGTTGTATTTCAAAGTTACGGACACACTCCTCAAATGTCGTATAGACCATATGTTCCATCTTCTATGAGGCGCCATGGCCAGTTATACTCTCCACAACCATTTCCCACCTCAGATTACCAGTCACCAGTTTCTCCAAATGTTCAATATGGTGCTTCATTAAGTTCAGTTACTCAGGCAGCATTACCAATTGACTTAACTCACTATGCGAACAACGAGATTGTTCCTCTGAGACGAGGTCCATCACCACTTGAATATTCTGGTGGAGAAAGCAACCTTATTGAAAATTTTGATGGTTTTAGTTTGATGCAGCAGGGATTTGAGAGGCTAGGAGTTAATGGATTATGGTCAGACGAGTCTAAACCTATGAATGATCAGAGTTCTTTAATTCAACTGTCACCTGCAGCTGCTTCTTCAAAACAAATTGCTTTACAGGAATTGCCGGGGGTTAATCTTAAAATG GCTTTTCAACATGAAGGGCTAGTATATGGCTCCAGTTCTTGTACAAGTTCCTATCAAGGCTACTATAATGATGATCACTGCCGTGGCCATAGAAGTGTACCAAATTACAGTCCAGGGATTATTGGACAAACCTGGTCTGTAAGTAAGGAGGCTCATGAAGGAGGGAGGCATGATCTTTTGTGTGGTTGTACAGGTATGCTAGCAACACAAACTGCTCAAAATAGGGGGCCTAGGGCTTTGAAGCAAAAAAGCCAGAGTGCAGCAAATAGTTCCATCATTAATGAAAGCAAGAATAGAACATCCCCTAATGTTTATAATGGGAGTTTGAATCTGCTGGACTCTTCAATCAAGTATAGGGATGCAAAGTTCTTTGTCATCAAATCTTACAGTGAAGATAATGTTCATAGGAGCATAAAATATAGTGTTTGGGCAAGCACTCCAAGTGGCAACAAGAAATTAGATGCTGCATATCACGAAGCAAAAGAAAATGAGCAGGACATTCCAATATTTCTGCTATTTTCA GTTAATGCTAGTGCTCAATTCTGTGGAGTAGCTGAGATGGTAGGACCTGTTGATTTTGTCAACAGTGTGGATTATTGGCAGCAAGACAAATGGACTGGACAATTTCCTGTCAAGTGGCATATAATAAAAGATGTTCCAAACAGTCAATTTCGTCACATTATAGTCAAGGGCAATGACAACAAGCCAGTTACTAACAGTAGAGATACTCAAGAG AAAAGTACAGTGCTTGAAAGACAAATCTGA